The DNA sequence CGCGTACAACCACCGCTGGTTCCGCGACGTGAACTTGCAGGTGCAAGCCGGGGCCCTCGACGACAAACAGGACTTGCTGGTGGTGCGTGCCCTGGTGGGCGCCAAGGTGGCCCAGAGCTACGCCGTGAAGCTGCGGGGGCCCCAGTCGCCGCTGGGGCGGCTGCGCGGACAAGGCTTCCAGGTGCTGGTCATCAGCCTCGAAAACCTGGCGCTGCTGCAAAGCTCCGGCGACTTGGCCGGCTACCAGGCGTTTTTTCAGAAGGTGTACAAGTAGGACCCCGGGCGGCGGGCTGGTGCTCTTTTTGCTGACAGGCCCGCGGCCCGCGCCGTGGGCTTTATTTTTGCGTGTTGATTTTGCCCTTATTTGCTTATGCCTGACTACTCTGCTGCTACGCCCCGCCGGTCCAATGGGGCCCCTGCGCCGGCCCGGCCGGGGCGCTACACGGCTTTTGTGCGCACGCTGTGGGTGCTGTTTGTGGGCGGTGCGCTGGTGGCCGGGGGCTACGTGCTGGCCGTGAACAGCAACTTCCTGAACCTGTTCGGGCGGATGCCGAACCTGAAATCGCTCGAAAACCCGCGCTCCGAGCTGGCCTCCGAAATCTACTCCGCCGACGGCATGCTGCTGGGCAAGTACTTCCGCGAGAACCGCACGCCCGCCGAGTACAAAGACCTGCCCCAGAACTTGATTGACGCACTGGTGGCCACCGAGGACGTGCGCTTCGAGCAGCACTCGGGCATCGATCCGCGCAGCATTGCGCGGGCGGTGGTAGCGCTGGGACACGGCGGCGGGGGCTCCACGCTCACGCAGCAGGTGGCCAAGGTGCTGTTCAAAACCCGGCCCGACCAGCCCAATACCCTGAACGACGGCCTGCTGAACGGCAGCGGCAAGGTGGGCATCCTGGTGGCCAAAACCAAGGAATGGCTGCTGGCCATCCGGCTGGAGCGCAACTACACGAAGCGCGAAATCCTGCGCATGTACCTGAACACGGTGGAGTACGGCTCGAACGCCTACGGCATCAATACGGCGGCCAAAACGTTCTTCAACAAGGCCCCGCGCCAGCTGACGACGCCCGAGGCGGCCACGCTGGTGGGCATCGTGAACGCGCCCGGCCGCTTCAGCCCCAAGGTGCACCCCGACCGCTCGCGCCGCCGCCGCAACTGGGTGCTGCGCCAGATGGCCAGGGCCCACTACATTCCGGCCGCCGAGCTGGCCGCCGACACGGCCCAACCCATCGTGCTGCACTACAACGTAGAAAACCCGGCCAAGGGCCTGGCCCCGTACTTCCGTACCGAGGTGGCCAAGTCGCTGCTGGCCTGGGCCCGCGAGACGGACCACGACCTGTACGCCGATGGCCTGAAGATTTACACCACCCTCGACGCGCGGATGCAGGAGCACGCCGAAGCGGCCGTGAACGAGCACCTGGCCTTGCAGCAGAAGTGGTTTTCGGCCCACTGGAAGGGCCAGCTGCCCTGGCGCGACGAGAACGGCCAGGTCATCCCCAACTTCCTGAACACTGCCATGCGCCGCACCCAGCGCTACAAGTCGCTGATGAACATCTACGAAGGCAACCGCGACTCGGTGAATTACTACCTGCGCAAGAAGTACAAAATGCAGGTGTTCAGCTGGCAGGGCGAGCGGGAAGTGCTGATGTCGCCGCTCGACTCGCTGGCCTACTACAAGCGCTATTTGCAGGCCGGCTTCATGGCCATGAACCCGCTGAACGGCCAGGTGAAGGCCTGGGTGGGGGGCGCCAACTTTAAGTACTTCAAGTTCGACCACGTGCGCCAGGGCAAGCGCCAGCCGGGCTCCACCTTCAAGCCGATTGTGTACACGGCGGCCATCGACCAGGGCTACTCGCCGTGCTACCCGCGGCCCGACGTGCCCACCACCTTCCCGGCCGTGGCCGGCCGGCCCCCCTACACGCCCCAGAACTTCGAGGGCAACTACTCAGGGCGCACCTTCACGCTGCGCCAGGCCCTGGCCCGCTCCATGAACTCCATCACGGCGTGGCTGGTGCTCAAGCTCACGCCCGAAGTGGTGGTGGGCTACGCCAAGCGCCTGGGCATCACCTCGCCTATTGATGCGGTACCGTCGGTGGGCTTCGGGGCCTCCGATTGCAGCATTTTTGAGCTTTGCGGGGTGTACGCCACCTTCGTGAACAAGGGCGTGTGGACCGCGCCAGTGATGGTGACGCGCATCGAGGACAAGAACGGCAACGTGCTGCGCGAATTCCAGCCCCAGACCAAGGAGGTGCTGAGCGAGGAAACGGCCTACATCATGACCAACATGCTGCAAGCCAGCACCACCGAGCCCGGCGGCACCAGCACCATCCTGCACACGGGCTTCAAGTTCCCCTACGATATCGGGGCCAAGACCGGCACCACCTCCAACTACTCCGATGCCTGGTTCATGGGCATCACCCCCGACCTGGTCTGCGGCATGTGGATTGGCGGCGAGGACCGCAGCATCCACTTCCGCACCGGGGCCTACGGCCAGGGGGCCCGGCTGGCGCTGCCGCTCTACGGCATCTTCATGAAGAAGGTGTACGCCGACAAGGACATCGCCATCAACCGGGGCCCCTTCCCGCTGCCGGCCAAGCCGCTGAGCATCGAGATTGACTGCTCGAAGTACACCGGCGCGGCCCAGCGCGACACCATCCCGTATGACCAGAAAATGGCCCAGCCCGACCTGGAGGGCCCCAACAAGCAGGATATTTAAGGACCCCCCGGGGGCCCTGGTCGGCGGCAGCCAATTTAAATCGGGGGTCCGACCCCCGATTTTGGTCCTCAGAGGATCTATTTTCATCCTCCGAGGACCGAGATAGAGCCCAATTGGCCCGATTTCGGGGCTTAAACCCTTAAAATCGGTCCTCTGAGGGTCTATCTCGAACCAAATTGGCTCCAAATAGACCCTCGGAGGACCGATTTTGAGCTTCCGAGGCGCTAAATTGAGCTTCTGAGGACTGAAATCGGGGGTCGGACCCTCGAAACGGACCCTCCGAGGTCCGAAATCGGGGGTCGGACCCGCGATTTAATTTTTCGGCTTGCCTTTTTAGGGGCCCCGGGGGTATTTGCGGCACAACGGGGCCGGTTTTGTCGTTCTACTCCGCAACTGTTTCCTTTCCCTCGCTTTCGCATGGCCGCTTCCCCCGATTTACAAGCCCAAATCAACCACCTCCCCCACCGGCCGGGGGTGTACAAGTATTTCGACGACGAGGGCATCATCTACGTGGGCAAGGCCATCGACCTACGCAAGCGGGTGAGCAGCTACTTCAACAAGAACGACCACAACAAGAAGACCCAGCAGCTGGTGCGCAACATCAAGCGCCTGGAATTCACGATTGTGGACTCGGAGTCGGACGCGTTTTTGCTCGAGAACAACCTCATCAAGCAGCACCAGCCCAAGTACAACATCCTGCTGAAAGACGGCAAAACCTACCCCTACCTCTGCCTCACCAGCGAGCGGTTTCCGCGCCTGCTGCCCACGCGCAACAAGGTGGCCGACGGCTCGCGCTACTACGGGCCCTACGCCACGGGCACGGCCATGAACGTGCTATTGGAGCTGATCAGGGCCCTGTACCCGCTGCGCACCTGCACCTACAACCTGGCGCCGGCCAACGTGGCGGCCGGCAAGTTCAAGGTGTGCCTGGAGTACCACATCGGCAACTGCAAGGGCCCCTGCGTGAACCTGGAGGACGAGGCCACCTACAACGGCTACATCACCCAGATCAAGCAAATCCTGAACGGCGATCTGCGCATTCCGAAGCAGTACTTCCGCGAGCAGATGGGCCGCGCCGCCCAGGAGATGCAGTACGAGCTGGCCCACCAGTTCAAGGTGAAATTGGACAAGCTCGACGCCTTCCAGGCCAAAAGCACGATCGTGAGCGACACGCTGACCAACATCGACGTGTTCGCCATTGCCTCGAACGAGAAGGCCGCCTTCATCTCCTACATGAAGGTGATGAACGGCTCCATCATCCTCACCCAGACCCTGGAAGTGACGAAGAAGCTCGACGAGCCCGACGCCGAAATCCTGGGGCCCCTGGTGATGCAGCTGCGCCAGGACTTTGAAAGCGAGGCCCGCGAAGTGCTCTCCAACGTGGCCCTGGAGCTGCCGCTGCCCGGCGTAGCGCTGGCCGTGCCCCAAATCGGCGACAAGCGCAAGCTGCTGGAGCTGGGCCTGAAAAACGTACTCTACCTGCGCAAGGAAAAGGAGAGCATGAACGAGCGTGGCAAGGACCTGAACGAGGTGCGCATCATGGAAACCATTAAGAAGGACTTGCGCCTCAAGGACTTGCCCAAGCACATCGAATGCTTCGACAACTCGAACTTCCAGGGCGACAACCCGGTGGCGGCGATGGTGTGCTTCCGCAACGCCAAGCCTAGTAAGAGGGATTACCGCCACTACCACATCAAAACCGTGGTGGGCCCCGACGATTTCCAGTCCATGTACGAAGTGGTGCACCGCCGCTACCGCCGCCTCAGCGAGGAGGGCGCCAGCCTGCCCCAGCTCGTCATCGTGGACGGTGGCAAGGGCCAGCTCAGCATGGCCGTGAAGGCCCTGAAGGACCTGAACCTATGGGGCCAGATCCCGGTCATCGGCATCGCCAAGCGCCTGGAGGAAATCTACGTGCCCAACGACCCGCTGCCCATCTACATCGACAAGCGGAGCGAGTCGCTGCGCCTGTTCCAGCGGATGCGCGACGAAGTGCACCGCTTCGGCATCACCTTCCACCGCTCCCTGCGCGACGCCGGCACCCTCAAAACCGAGCTAACCGATGTGAAAGGCTTGGGGCCCGTCACGGCCGAAAAGCTACTGAACAAGTTCAAGTCCGTGAAGAAGATCCGCGAGTTGAGCGAAGCCGAGCTAGTCGCCGAAGTCGGCAAAGCCAAAACCAAGGTGCTCCAAGCCTACTTCGACCAGCAGGAAGCCGAGCCCGCCGAGTAACCTCGTGGCAACGGCCTCGGCCTAAAGCCAAGGGGCCCCCAGCATTGCTGCCGGGGGCCCCTTTCTATTAAAACGTTCGGCTACGGAACTGGTGACTTAGAAAGACCACAAGTTGTACTCGTACTCCACCAAATCGGCGGCTGTCTGCTGCGCGGCCAGAATGCCTTGCTGCTGCCCACCGTAGATGTCGTCGAGGCGCGCATCCCCGGCGTTCGACACCTTAGTAATGTAGGAGTTGAACAGCCACAGCTCAAAAGCATCGGCCAGGTTCTTGTGCTGGGCGTCGTTCTGGGAGTTGAACCAGATGGCGTTCTGCGGGTTGGCGCGGAACACCTTCACTAAATCGTTGTATTTAAAATAACCGACGGTTTTCTCGATTCCCGACACGTTGGACGGTAGCGTGGATGGCACAAGGATGCCGATAGTCTTGATGTCGTGGTACATACGCGACCGTTTCTTGTCAAAGATCATGTCCTCCTTTAGCTCTAACTGGTACAGGTCCTTGGCCCGATACTCGTTCACAGGGGACACTTTCACCACCGGCGCTGCGGCCACGGCGGGTACCGTCTCGTAAATTACCCTGCCGCGCTTGTCCTTGAGTGGCTTACCGTTGGCACCCAGCTTAGGCCGGCGCGTGGTAGCAGCGGTTGATTTTTTCTTAGCCGGGGCCCCCCAACCGTCATCGGCGGCGGCACCGCCGCCCAGGTCGCTCTCGCTAAAGCCAGCGGCTTTTTCGTCGGCGCTCAGTTCGTTGGTTTTATCAGCATACGACATGTTGGACGACACTTCGGCCGGGGTGAAGGTCGAGGTTAGCGAATCGTTGCGGTAGGCCTGGATTTCGCCCCGCTTCACGGCATCAAGGATGACGCGGCTAATTTCCTTGCCTTCCGAGAACATGGGCTTGTTCTGCTTCTCGCGCAGGTCTATGGCGCGCCAGATGCTTTTGCGGAACATTTGGTCGGACAGCGGAATCGGCCGGCGCGAGCCCGTGCTGCTGGCCGTAGTGGCCTGCTCCTGGGCCATAGCAGCGGTGCTGAGCGTCAGGCTGGCGGCCATAATGGCCAGAGTTTGGGTAGCTTTCATGTGAACGCGGGATAAGCGGGGATAGAAACAGCCGGTCAACGCCGGACCCGGATAGATTAGTATTACAGCAGCGGAATGTTGAAAGTGCGCGATACGTTCACGGACTCCACATTATTCTGGAAGTTCATGCGCTGCACGCCTTTCACTTCAATGTAGAGGCGGTCACCTTCGCGGTAAGCATTTACTACATCGCTCAGGTTAGCATCGGGGCCCGAAATCGTGCGGGTAGGGATAGCGGGGCGCTTGCCGCGCACCAGCGTCACCTCGTAGCTCGACACCCGGAAGCGGGCATCATCGGGCAGGAAGGTCAAGAAACCGGCGTCCGGCACAGCTTTCAGCGTCAACGAACGCACGGCAGTACCAGGGGTTCCTTGCTTCTCGTTGGCCTCACGGCCGCCTACGAAACATTTGATTTCAGGCTTAGGAATGGGGCGCACCTGAAAGGTTTGCGAGCCAATGGCGTTGCCGCCGCTGCTCACGTTGAGGATTACCTCGCGGGCGTTGGGCACCAGCGTCACATCGCCGAGCTTGCTGCCTGTAATGGTAGTAGCACCCGAAGCCGAGAAGCCGGGCTTGTACTGGGCCCCCAGGGCCGGCACGTTCACGGTCAGCTTGTTGCCGCACTTGAAGTACAGGGCCTGCACCGAAGCCGACTGAATCTGCATCACCGGCTTGGTGATGGTGTAAGGGACCAGCACTTTGAAGGTGGTGTCGCGGCCGTTCTGGTTGAAGCGAACCGTACCCGTCCACGAAGCCTTAGCATTGCCCGAAGCATCGAAGCTACCGGGGCGGGCCGTGAACTCTACTTTACCGTGGCCATCGGGGCCCACGGCCAGCGACGAGCCGTTCAGCGTCATCGACGGGTGGATGCTCGAAGCAGCGGCGGTCAGGAACAGTTCGGCCTTGTACTTAGTGCCAGCGGCCACCGTGTTCGACTCAGCCGAAGCGAAAGCGCCGATCTTGTCAAATACAATGGTTTTAGCACCGACCTTCTGCGCTTGGGCCGACAAGGCATCAGCCTCGTATTTCAGCACTTCGGTTTCTTTCTGCGACAGCACGGCGAGGGCCGCTACCAGCGGCGTATTCTCGAAGTTCAACTCGGCGAAGTCCTTGTTGGCCTGCTCGGGCATGGTTTTCACCAGCGGGTCTTCTTTACCGTCGAGCGCCAGCGGCACGGCCGAGGGCACATAGCCTTTGATGTACGAAGAGTAATCGTTCAGCTTGGCCTTCATTGGGTAAGCCAAGCCATTCTTGGTGCCCCCAATCATGGTGATGGCTACCTTATCCTCGGCGCTCATGTTCTTGTATTCGGTAGCACCTTTCACGTTATCCGAAGCCGTTACCAGCTTGTCGCGGAGGTCGCGCAGGTAAGCCACCATCGTCTTGGTCTTTTCGCGGATTTCTTCGCTTTGAGCCAGCACGGCCTTGTCACGGGCCTGGTTTTGGTTTTTAACCACGGCGGCCTCAATGCCTTTTACCGTGCCATCGGCCGCCGCCGATGTTTTATCGTTCACACCAATTAAGCTGTCGTCGATGAACTTGAACTTCAGCAGAATTGCTGAGTTCACTTGCAGCGCAAGCAGAGCGGTTAGCACGAGGTACATCATGCCAATCATCTTCTGCCGCGGTGTTTCTTTTCCACCCGCCATCAGGAATATCCTTTAGAAATGAGTAATAAGGAATAATTAGGATAAGACACTTCCCTTAGGCTTGGGCAGGAACGCGCATTGCGCTCAGCATATTGCCGTACACCCGGTTAAGCGAGGTCAGGTTGCCGGTCAGGTCGGCCACTTGCTTCTGGAACTGCTCAGTGTCCTTGCCGGCCTGGGTCATGTTGTCCATGGCCTTGCCCAGCGTACCGTAGAACTGGTTCATGGACTTGAGATGCGTGTTGGCGTCCTGCAATTCCATTTCGTACACCGCATTCAGGGCCCCCAGGTTCTTAGTCACGTTCTGCACCTGCTGGTGATACTCTTTAGCGTCGCCCGTAGCATCGGCCAGCGACGTAATAGCCGCCGCGGTGTTCGAGTAAGCCACGTTGATTTTGTCGAGCGAATCGGCGGCGGTACGTACTTTCTTCGTGTACTCGTCGGTCACATTGGTAGCATCGCCCAACTGGCCCAACTGAGCCGTAGTGGTGCTGAGGCGGTTCAGGCCCTGGCCCAGGTTAGCAAGGGCTTCGGGGGTTACGTTGGCGTTTTTCAGCATGTCGTCCAGCTTACCAGTCAGGCCGTTCGGCTTGCTGTCGCGGAAACGGTTGTCATTGGTACTGGGGTCGTAGCCTTCGCTCAGTTCGGGGTACACCAGCGACCAATCGTGGTCGGATTGGTGGGGCTGGAAAGCGCTCAGGAAGAAGATAACGGCTTCCGTGCCCAAGCCCACCATAAGCATAATATCAGCACCTTTCCAGTGCAGAATTTTAAATAGTGCACCAATAATAACTACTGCAGCACCGATGCCATACACCTTGGGCATCACATCGTCATATAGAAAATTCTTTTTAGCGGCCATCTTAGTAAAAGTTAAAGAAGTGTGGAAGGTTAATTGTGGGTTGGGTGGTTAATATAAATTAGTTGAGCTTGGAATTGGAACCCATACCGATTTGAATCATCGAGCAGCGGAAGCCGATGTAGGAGCGGGCCGAGTCTTGGTATTCGAAATTGCGGGTACCGGTTTCGAGGAAGTAAGCAATGTCTTTCCACGAGCCGCCGCGCACCACTTTGCGGGGTTCGTTGTCGTCGGGGTTGGTGGGGTTCAAGTCCCACACCACGGGCACCGAAGCTTCCATATAAGCATCGTCGCACCACTCGGCTACGTTGCCCGACATATCATACAAGCCGAAATCGTTGGGGAAGAACGAGCCCACTTCTGAGGTGTAGGCGTAGCCATCGCTGACATAGTCGCCGCGGCCGGGCTTGAAGTTGGCCAGCATGCAGCCTTTGGTATTGCGCAAGTAAGGGCCGCCCCAAGGATAGGTAGCGCCTTCGCGGCCACCGCGGGCAGCGTACTCCCACTCAGCCTCCGAGGGCAAGCGGAAGTTGGGGTCGGCGGCATCGCCACGCTCTTCGCGGGTAGCGTTGCGGTATTTGGTGCGCCAGTTGCAAAAGTATTTTGCCGCGAACCAATCCACGCCTACCACTGGATAATCGTCGAACGCCGGGTGGGTGTAGTAATATTCCAGCAGGGGGTCGCCCATGTGGTAGGTAAAGTCGCGTACCCACACCGTCGTGTCAGGGTACAATTCCGTCATCACGTATTCCTCACCGAGCACATCCAGCGAGTCCTGCTTGATTGCTTCGATGAACTGACGGTATTTATTGTTAGTGATTTCCGTCTCGTCCATGTAAAAGCCGGCGATAGTCACCTGCTTGTTCATGTTCACCATCGACGCGGAAATGTCCTGGTCCGTCTGGCCCATATGAAAGGTACCGCCCGGGCAGGGTACCATTCCAAAAGGTACTTCTTGAGGATTGTAATAAGGCCGGTCCTGTGCGCCGACTAATTCGCCTTCGAAGCCCTTGCTAAAGCTGCAACCCCCCAAAAGGGCTCCAGAAAGCGCGAACAGGGATAATGCTAATAACTTATTCATGGGAGTAAAGAGTCGTGTTGAATTGGCAGAGCTATCGGTTTATGTTGTTCGGCTGGCAAATATACAATTTCCAGCACAATTGCACAATAATTTTTTATCGCAGGTGTGAGCACCGCAAAAGCGTAAAAAATGTCCCGCAACAATTGATGAGCAGATTGGTGCAGTGGGTGCACCAGCAAAGGCGGGGCCATAAAGGGCCTTACCAAGTGAAAAACAGCGTTTTTAACGGTCGCTCGATAGGCTAGAAACTGTAGCGGGGCGTGCGGATGGCCGGCCGGAGAATCAATCCGGGCTTAGGCAGGCGGTACGAGAGCAAAATTTCGTGGGAACTGAGGGCTCGCGCATCTTGATTAAATGCAACAAAATCAAAAGCGTAGCCTACGCGAATTGCATTGTCTTTAGCAAAGCTTAATCCAATTAAGCCCGAAACGGATTCTTGTAGCCTATAGTTTGCACCTATCCAATATTTATCATCAAGGGTGGCCCGTAGCCCTCCTTCAAAAGAATAATTTTTTGTGTTACCAAACTTGTTGCTCGATCCAGAATTGCCGGGCAGTACGGCCTTGGCTAGAATCGTGGGCGTAACAACAACGGAAGAAGATGCCTCAATATTGTATCCTGCCGTGAAATAAGCGTGATTTTCTCCTAAATAAGAAGGAACCGAATTGCCGTACTGGTTGGCGAAGTGATAAGTGGAGCGCAGTAAGTTGTTGGCGCTCAAACCGGCATAGAACTTTGGCGACTCGTACCAAATGCCGGCCCCCGCATCAAACTTGCGGTCGGACCCATTGTAAGGAATGTAAGGGTCGATGGGATCAATGGCCACGAACGTACCCGCGCTGATGTAGGTGAACGTGCCCTGAATGCCGAAACCCAGCTTACCGGCCCCCAGCTTGACGTGCTGCGAATACGACAAAGCGGTGTTGGTCACCCGTACTTCCCCGGCTTGGTCGTAGCTCACGGCCAGCCCCACGCCGCCGTTGAGGGCCAGAATGGGCAGCGAGGCCGTAATCAAGCCCGTGCGGGGGGCTCCGTTGGCGTCGCCCCGGCTATTAGTGAGATTGTAGTATTGGTAGCGGCCGATCAGGTTAACCTCGCCCTGCCCCTTAATGCCGGCGTACGCCGGGTTGAGGTACATGCCATTGAAGCCGTAGTGGGTGAACTGGGGCTGCTGTTGTGCCAGGGCCGGAGCTGCGCCACCGGCCAGTAGGAGAAGGGCAAGTAAGCTTTTTTTCATGGGGTAGAAACCAAGGAAAGGAGAAATAGGCCACAGAGATACGCACAGACCATGGGATGTACGTTCAAATGTAAGGTTAATTCGCGGGCTCGTGACCTGGTACGGGGCCCAACGCAAAACGCCGAAAACAAAGTTTTCGGCGTTTGTGAAATTCTCATCAACGGTTAAAAAAACTGGCTCAAAGGAGGCCTGTTTTATTTTATCAGGCCTGTTGATTG is a window from the Hymenobacter nivis genome containing:
- the gldL gene encoding gliding motility protein GldL; translated protein: MAAKKNFLYDDVMPKVYGIGAAVVIIGALFKILHWKGADIMLMVGLGTEAVIFFLSAFQPHQSDHDWSLVYPELSEGYDPSTNDNRFRDSKPNGLTGKLDDMLKNANVTPEALANLGQGLNRLSTTTAQLGQLGDATNVTDEYTKKVRTAADSLDKINVAYSNTAAAITSLADATGDAKEYHQQVQNVTKNLGALNAVYEMELQDANTHLKSMNQFYGTLGKAMDNMTQAGKDTEQFQKQVADLTGNLTSLNRVYGNMLSAMRVPAQA
- a CDS encoding PorP/SprF family type IX secretion system membrane protein, with product MKKSLLALLLLAGGAAPALAQQQPQFTHYGFNGMYLNPAYAGIKGQGEVNLIGRYQYYNLTNSRGDANGAPRTGLITASLPILALNGGVGLAVSYDQAGEVRVTNTALSYSQHVKLGAGKLGFGIQGTFTYISAGTFVAIDPIDPYIPYNGSDRKFDAGAGIWYESPKFYAGLSANNLLRSTYHFANQYGNSVPSYLGENHAYFTAGYNIEASSSVVVTPTILAKAVLPGNSGSSNKFGNTKNYSFEGGLRATLDDKYWIGANYRLQESVSGLIGLSFAKDNAIRVGYAFDFVAFNQDARALSSHEILLSYRLPKPGLILRPAIRTPRYSF
- the uvrC gene encoding excinuclease ABC subunit UvrC, whose protein sequence is MAASPDLQAQINHLPHRPGVYKYFDDEGIIYVGKAIDLRKRVSSYFNKNDHNKKTQQLVRNIKRLEFTIVDSESDAFLLENNLIKQHQPKYNILLKDGKTYPYLCLTSERFPRLLPTRNKVADGSRYYGPYATGTAMNVLLELIRALYPLRTCTYNLAPANVAAGKFKVCLEYHIGNCKGPCVNLEDEATYNGYITQIKQILNGDLRIPKQYFREQMGRAAQEMQYELAHQFKVKLDKLDAFQAKSTIVSDTLTNIDVFAIASNEKAAFISYMKVMNGSIILTQTLEVTKKLDEPDAEILGPLVMQLRQDFESEAREVLSNVALELPLPGVALAVPQIGDKRKLLELGLKNVLYLRKEKESMNERGKDLNEVRIMETIKKDLRLKDLPKHIECFDNSNFQGDNPVAAMVCFRNAKPSKRDYRHYHIKTVVGPDDFQSMYEVVHRRYRRLSEEGASLPQLVIVDGGKGQLSMAVKALKDLNLWGQIPVIGIAKRLEEIYVPNDPLPIYIDKRSESLRLFQRMRDEVHRFGITFHRSLRDAGTLKTELTDVKGLGPVTAEKLLNKFKSVKKIRELSEAELVAEVGKAKTKVLQAYFDQQEAEPAE
- the gldM gene encoding gliding motility protein GldM — translated: MAGGKETPRQKMIGMMYLVLTALLALQVNSAILLKFKFIDDSLIGVNDKTSAAADGTVKGIEAAVVKNQNQARDKAVLAQSEEIREKTKTMVAYLRDLRDKLVTASDNVKGATEYKNMSAEDKVAITMIGGTKNGLAYPMKAKLNDYSSYIKGYVPSAVPLALDGKEDPLVKTMPEQANKDFAELNFENTPLVAALAVLSQKETEVLKYEADALSAQAQKVGAKTIVFDKIGAFASAESNTVAAGTKYKAELFLTAAASSIHPSMTLNGSSLAVGPDGHGKVEFTARPGSFDASGNAKASWTGTVRFNQNGRDTTFKVLVPYTITKPVMQIQSASVQALYFKCGNKLTVNVPALGAQYKPGFSASGATTITGSKLGDVTLVPNAREVILNVSSGGNAIGSQTFQVRPIPKPEIKCFVGGREANEKQGTPGTAVRSLTLKAVPDAGFLTFLPDDARFRVSSYEVTLVRGKRPAIPTRTISGPDANLSDVVNAYREGDRLYIEVKGVQRMNFQNNVESVNVSRTFNIPLL
- the gldN gene encoding gliding motility protein GldN; the encoded protein is MKATQTLAIMAASLTLSTAAMAQEQATTASSTGSRRPIPLSDQMFRKSIWRAIDLREKQNKPMFSEGKEISRVILDAVKRGEIQAYRNDSLTSTFTPAEVSSNMSYADKTNELSADEKAAGFSESDLGGGAAADDGWGAPAKKKSTAATTRRPKLGANGKPLKDKRGRVIYETVPAVAAAPVVKVSPVNEYRAKDLYQLELKEDMIFDKKRSRMYHDIKTIGILVPSTLPSNVSGIEKTVGYFKYNDLVKVFRANPQNAIWFNSQNDAQHKNLADAFELWLFNSYITKVSNAGDARLDDIYGGQQQGILAAQQTAADLVEYEYNLWSF
- a CDS encoding penicillin-binding protein 1A, translating into MPDYSAATPRRSNGAPAPARPGRYTAFVRTLWVLFVGGALVAGGYVLAVNSNFLNLFGRMPNLKSLENPRSELASEIYSADGMLLGKYFRENRTPAEYKDLPQNLIDALVATEDVRFEQHSGIDPRSIARAVVALGHGGGGSTLTQQVAKVLFKTRPDQPNTLNDGLLNGSGKVGILVAKTKEWLLAIRLERNYTKREILRMYLNTVEYGSNAYGINTAAKTFFNKAPRQLTTPEAATLVGIVNAPGRFSPKVHPDRSRRRRNWVLRQMARAHYIPAAELAADTAQPIVLHYNVENPAKGLAPYFRTEVAKSLLAWARETDHDLYADGLKIYTTLDARMQEHAEAAVNEHLALQQKWFSAHWKGQLPWRDENGQVIPNFLNTAMRRTQRYKSLMNIYEGNRDSVNYYLRKKYKMQVFSWQGEREVLMSPLDSLAYYKRYLQAGFMAMNPLNGQVKAWVGGANFKYFKFDHVRQGKRQPGSTFKPIVYTAAIDQGYSPCYPRPDVPTTFPAVAGRPPYTPQNFEGNYSGRTFTLRQALARSMNSITAWLVLKLTPEVVVGYAKRLGITSPIDAVPSVGFGASDCSIFELCGVYATFVNKGVWTAPVMVTRIEDKNGNVLREFQPQTKEVLSEETAYIMTNMLQASTTEPGGTSTILHTGFKFPYDIGAKTGTTSNYSDAWFMGITPDLVCGMWIGGEDRSIHFRTGAYGQGARLALPLYGIFMKKVYADKDIAINRGPFPLPAKPLSIEIDCSKYTGAAQRDTIPYDQKMAQPDLEGPNKQDI
- a CDS encoding SUMF1/EgtB/PvdO family nonheme iron enzyme, which gives rise to MNKLLALSLFALSGALLGGCSFSKGFEGELVGAQDRPYYNPQEVPFGMVPCPGGTFHMGQTDQDISASMVNMNKQVTIAGFYMDETEITNNKYRQFIEAIKQDSLDVLGEEYVMTELYPDTTVWVRDFTYHMGDPLLEYYYTHPAFDDYPVVGVDWFAAKYFCNWRTKYRNATREERGDAADPNFRLPSEAEWEYAARGGREGATYPWGGPYLRNTKGCMLANFKPGRGDYVSDGYAYTSEVGSFFPNDFGLYDMSGNVAEWCDDAYMEASVPVVWDLNPTNPDDNEPRKVVRGGSWKDIAYFLETGTRNFEYQDSARSYIGFRCSMIQIGMGSNSKLN